One window of Nostoc sp. C052 genomic DNA carries:
- a CDS encoding MgtC/SapB family protein, whose amino-acid sequence MPNTYYLATNDWLNISFRLCVALLIGGIIGLERQIRRKPAGLRTHILVSLGSAMFTLTIMQTGGLQGSPDALSRVIQGIATGVGFLGAGEIVRQSSQESQQLEIHGLTSAAAIWVSAALGIVAGCGLWQLGLIGAVLTFLVLNVFKRLEKDH is encoded by the coding sequence TTGCCAAATACTTACTACCTTGCAACTAATGATTGGCTGAATATCAGCTTCCGGCTATGCGTTGCATTGCTTATTGGGGGAATAATCGGCTTAGAACGCCAAATTAGGCGCAAACCAGCCGGTTTAAGAACTCATATACTGGTGAGTTTAGGTTCAGCCATGTTTACCTTGACAATCATGCAAACAGGAGGATTGCAAGGTAGTCCTGATGCACTTAGCCGCGTCATCCAGGGGATTGCAACTGGTGTAGGATTTCTCGGAGCGGGAGAAATTGTCCGCCAATCATCCCAAGAATCACAGCAACTTGAAATTCACGGACTCACCTCAGCAGCAGCTATTTGGGTTTCAGCTGCATTGGGAATTGTTGCCGGCTGTGGTTTATGGCAGTTAGGATTGATTGGCGCTGTATTGACTTTTTTAGTTCTCAACGTTTTTAAAAGGTTAGAAAAAGATCATTGA
- the recF gene encoding DNA replication/repair protein RecF yields MYLKTLSLRQFRNYQDQQVEFTAAKTILVGNNAQGKSNLLEAVELLATLRSHRMTRDRDLVQEGEAIAQIDATLERQTGVSDLTLTLRRNGRRSVALNGESIRRQMDFLGVLNAVQFSSLDLELVRGGPEGRRNWLDTLLIQLEPVYAHILQQYNHVLRQRNAFLKGHVETLHATSLHSELAVWDAQLATTGTRVIRRRDRAIQRLAPIASTWHASISGSTEVLQIKYVPNIPLEDNQPEEVQQAFLAKIQQRAIAEMHQGTTLVGPHRDEIELTINQTPARQYGSQGQQRTLVLALKLAELQLIEEVVKEPPLLLLDDVLAELDLSRQNQLLDAIQDRFQTLITTTHLGSFDSQWLKSSQILFVKAGQLTIQNSK; encoded by the coding sequence ATGTATCTTAAAACTCTAAGCCTCCGACAATTTCGCAATTATCAAGACCAGCAGGTTGAGTTTACTGCTGCTAAAACAATTTTGGTAGGTAATAACGCTCAGGGAAAGTCGAATTTGTTGGAGGCGGTGGAGTTGCTGGCGACATTGCGATCGCACCGCATGACCCGCGATCGCGATTTGGTTCAAGAAGGGGAAGCCATAGCCCAAATTGATGCCACCCTTGAGCGACAAACAGGTGTTAGTGACCTGACCTTAACCCTGCGCCGCAATGGTCGCCGTAGTGTTGCTCTCAATGGTGAATCAATCCGCCGTCAAATGGATTTTCTCGGCGTTCTCAATGCCGTCCAATTTTCCAGCCTGGATTTAGAACTAGTACGCGGCGGCCCGGAAGGTCGCCGTAACTGGTTAGATACACTTTTAATTCAACTCGAACCTGTTTATGCTCATATTTTGCAGCAATATAACCATGTGTTACGCCAGCGTAATGCCTTTTTAAAAGGCCATGTAGAGACGTTGCATGCAACGTCTCTACACTCAGAACTAGCAGTATGGGATGCACAGTTAGCGACTACAGGAACTAGGGTAATTAGACGACGCGATCGCGCCATTCAAAGGTTAGCTCCCATTGCTAGTACTTGGCACGCCAGTATCAGCGGCAGTACAGAGGTTCTACAAATCAAGTACGTACCGAATATTCCTTTAGAGGATAATCAACCAGAAGAAGTACAGCAAGCTTTTTTAGCTAAAATTCAGCAACGAGCGATCGCTGAAATGCACCAAGGTACTACCCTGGTTGGCCCCCATCGCGACGAAATAGAATTAACTATTAACCAGACACCAGCTCGTCAATACGGTTCTCAAGGTCAACAACGAACGCTGGTTCTAGCCTTAAAATTAGCCGAATTACAATTAATTGAAGAAGTCGTCAAAGAGCCACCATTACTATTACTTGATGACGTTCTTGCCGAACTAGATTTATCCCGCCAAAATCAACTGCTTGATGCTATTCAAGACCGCTTTCAAACCCTGATTACTACCACTCACTTGGGTTCTTTTGATTCCCAGTGGTTGAAGTCCTCCCAAATTCTTTTTGTGAAAGCAGGACAATTAACAATTCAAAATTCAAAATGA
- a CDS encoding cation-translocating P-type ATPase yields MSANSLPEGAAVWHSLEVDKALDLLDSNADSGLTPQEIQQRLQKYGPNELEETAGRSTWEILLDQFKNIMLLMLIGVALISGLIDLWSWRSGTLKPGEVPFKDTIAILAIVILNGILGYVQESRAEKALAALKKMTSPLVRVIRDTRLVEIAAKELVPGDVMLLEAGMQIAADGRLIEQSNLQVRESALTGEAEAVNKQASLKLPEETSLGDRLNVVFQGTEVVQGRAKVLVTNTGMTTELGKIAAMLQAVESEPTPLQQRMTQLGNVLVTGSLILVAIVVVGGVIKDGGFKNIQELLEVSLSMAVAVVPEGLPAVITVTLALGTQRMVRQNALIRKLPAVETLGSVTTICSDKTGTLTQNKMVVQSISTNNKTFRVIGEGYAPIGDFQLDGQKISLEEAPEISALSVACAVCNDSVLQKEQGEWAILGDPTEGALLTLAGKAGIEKDQWNSKLPRVAEFPFSSERKRMSVITQVEGVATGEASSRGIDPAIAGFLESEPYLMFTKGSPELTLARSTQIHLGNYTGTLTEAQRQQILAENDKMASKGLRVLGFAYKPLTEIPPSGSDETSEQDLVWLGLVGMLDAPRPEVRASVQECRDAGIRPIMITGDHQLTARAIATNLGIAQEGDRLLTGQELQRMTDQELEQNVDLVSIYARVSPEHKLRIVQALQRRGRFVAMTGDGVNDAPALKQADIGIAMGITGTDVSKEASDMVLLDDNFATIVSATKEGRVVYTNIRRFIKYILGSNIGEVLTIAAAPLIGLGGVPLTPLQILWMNLVTDGLPALALAVEPPEPDVMQRPPFSPRESIFARGLGSYMIRIGIIFAIITITLMWWAYQHTHAAGYQGDPETWKTMVFTTLCIAQMGHAIAIRSNNRLTIEMNPFSNIFVLAAVVVTTILQLMLVYVPPLRDFFGTHYLNMQELGICIGFSALMFVWIEAEKIFLRIMGKKAV; encoded by the coding sequence ATGTCTGCTAATTCTCTGCCTGAAGGTGCCGCCGTTTGGCATAGTTTAGAAGTTGATAAAGCGCTAGACCTGCTTGATAGTAATGCAGACAGCGGCTTAACACCCCAAGAAATTCAACAGAGATTGCAAAAATACGGCCCCAACGAACTTGAAGAAACTGCTGGCCGTAGTACTTGGGAAATTCTGCTGGATCAGTTCAAGAACATTATGTTGTTGATGCTGATTGGCGTCGCTCTGATTTCTGGCTTGATAGATTTATGGAGTTGGCGGTCGGGCACCTTAAAGCCTGGTGAAGTGCCATTTAAAGATACCATCGCTATTTTAGCAATTGTCATCCTCAATGGCATCCTCGGCTACGTCCAAGAAAGCCGTGCCGAAAAAGCCTTGGCAGCCTTGAAAAAAATGACCTCTCCCTTAGTACGCGTAATCCGCGACACCAGATTGGTGGAGATAGCAGCTAAGGAACTAGTTCCAGGGGATGTAATGCTGCTGGAAGCTGGGATGCAGATAGCCGCAGATGGCCGCTTGATCGAACAGTCGAATTTACAAGTGCGTGAGTCGGCCTTAACTGGTGAAGCCGAAGCCGTTAATAAACAGGCATCACTAAAATTGCCAGAGGAAACATCATTAGGCGATCGCCTCAATGTCGTCTTTCAAGGCACTGAAGTAGTCCAAGGACGTGCCAAAGTTCTAGTGACGAACACCGGCATGACTACAGAATTGGGTAAAATTGCTGCAATGTTGCAGGCGGTAGAAAGTGAACCTACGCCTTTACAGCAGCGGATGACTCAACTCGGTAATGTTCTGGTTACGGGTTCTTTAATTCTCGTGGCGATCGTTGTCGTCGGTGGTGTCATTAAGGACGGAGGTTTTAAAAACATCCAAGAACTCTTGGAAGTTTCCTTGAGTATGGCGGTTGCCGTAGTACCAGAAGGTTTACCAGCTGTAATTACTGTCACCTTGGCACTGGGAACCCAGCGAATGGTGCGCCAAAATGCCTTGATTCGCAAATTGCCAGCAGTGGAAACATTGGGTTCTGTAACCACCATCTGCTCTGATAAAACCGGCACCCTGACTCAAAATAAAATGGTGGTGCAATCGATTTCCACCAATAACAAAACTTTTCGCGTCATCGGCGAAGGTTATGCTCCCATAGGGGACTTTCAATTAGATGGTCAAAAAATTTCCTTAGAGGAGGCTCCAGAAATCTCCGCGTTGTCTGTCGCCTGTGCTGTTTGTAATGATTCAGTGTTGCAAAAAGAACAAGGTGAATGGGCGATTTTGGGAGATCCAACAGAAGGGGCATTACTCACCCTGGCGGGAAAAGCCGGAATCGAAAAAGACCAGTGGAACAGTAAGTTACCTCGGGTTGCGGAGTTTCCCTTTTCCTCGGAACGGAAGCGGATGAGCGTCATTACTCAGGTGGAGGGAGTCGCCACAGGTGAAGCATCTTCGAGAGGAATTGATCCTGCGATCGCCGGTTTTCTCGAATCTGAACCCTACTTAATGTTTACCAAAGGTTCTCCAGAGTTAACCTTGGCACGTTCCACTCAGATTCATTTGGGTAATTACACGGGTACTTTAACCGAAGCACAACGCCAGCAAATTTTGGCAGAAAATGACAAAATGGCGAGTAAAGGTTTGCGGGTGCTAGGTTTTGCCTACAAACCTCTTACGGAAATTCCACCGTCAGGTTCAGACGAAACATCTGAGCAAGATTTGGTGTGGCTGGGATTGGTGGGAATGCTAGATGCACCACGCCCAGAAGTCAGAGCATCTGTGCAAGAGTGTCGGGATGCAGGTATTCGCCCAATCATGATTACAGGCGACCACCAATTAACAGCACGAGCGATCGCCACCAATTTGGGAATTGCCCAAGAAGGCGATCGCTTACTCACAGGTCAAGAATTGCAACGGATGACTGACCAGGAATTAGAGCAAAATGTTGACTTGGTGAGCATCTATGCCAGAGTTTCCCCAGAACACAAACTGCGAATTGTCCAAGCACTGCAACGCCGGGGTCGATTTGTGGCAATGACGGGTGATGGTGTCAACGATGCTCCAGCCCTCAAACAAGCCGACATCGGGATTGCAATGGGCATTACTGGCACTGATGTCAGTAAAGAAGCCAGCGATATGGTGTTACTTGATGACAACTTCGCCACCATTGTTAGTGCCACCAAGGAAGGCAGAGTTGTTTACACTAATATCCGCCGCTTTATTAAATACATCCTGGGCAGTAACATTGGTGAAGTTCTCACAATTGCAGCTGCGCCCCTAATTGGTTTGGGAGGCGTTCCCCTTACTCCCTTACAAATTCTCTGGATGAACTTGGTGACAGACGGTTTACCAGCCTTGGCATTAGCTGTGGAACCCCCAGAACCGGATGTAATGCAACGTCCGCCTTTTAGTCCCCGTGAAAGTATTTTTGCCAGGGGATTAGGTTCTTACATGATTCGTATTGGGATAATATTTGCCATTATTACCATTACCTTGATGTGGTGGGCTTATCAACATACCCATGCTGCTGGGTATCAAGGCGATCCTGAAACTTGGAAGACGATGGTATTTACTACCTTATGTATCGCCCAAATGGGACATGCGATCGCCATTCGCTCCAACAACCGACTAACCATCGAGATGAATCCTTTCTCTAATATCTTTGTACTAGCGGCTGTTGTCGTCACCACGATCTTGCAGTTGATGCTAGTTTATGTCCCACCCCTGCGAGATTTCTTTGGTACTCACTACCTGAATATGCAAGAGTTGGGGATTTGTATTGGCTTCAGTGCCTTAATGTTCGTGTGGATTGAAGCGGAGAAGATATTTTTGCGGATTATGGGCAAGAAGGCCGTTTGA
- a CDS encoding transglutaminase family protein, which yields MSFAPPTLTVSQMFGQKTIRPLTAAALCGITFIKDRLIAIDSIKGHLLEIDPTSDNSKILNPHQVKEFTDVTGLAAWEDTLWVSRENSVYLCKLDALGLEHFVTLPYAADGVAVWETTVYVSCQRLGYILVFDRETRKEITRFYAPGVGIENLAVNQEMLWICDRTEQSVYAMDRATGELQFSVLTPFESPTGIAIHKNYETGKESIYVAYASEEPYIRDNPNADPSHELTFRDRTFIHPLYYHYQPDKRYALSNGYLIEMSYAEEIAPLDEVYIPDVEWRIALPSETERQKVKHVEPIGMPFTEEVIEGQRVAVFKFDSLAPGERHIFGWKALLEVRGIKYRITPRDVEDVPELSPELQTRYLVDDDDLAMDTTIVRRAAREAIGSETNVLRKMHSIRNYVYDELSYGIKPYIDTPDIVLERGVGSCGEYVGVLLALSRLNDIPCRTVGRYKCPPHSDLLGVPLQPDFNHVWLEFYVPNFGWLPMESNPDDVGEGGPYPTRFFMGLCWYHIEIGKGITFETVTSQGARLTKEDIPIGDLAINHIRFTILKELPDF from the coding sequence ATGAGTTTTGCACCCCCCACTTTGACCGTTAGCCAGATGTTTGGGCAAAAAACAATTCGACCGCTTACTGCTGCTGCCCTGTGTGGCATTACTTTCATTAAAGATAGACTGATTGCCATTGACAGTATTAAAGGGCATCTACTGGAGATTGATCCCACCTCTGACAACAGTAAAATTCTCAATCCCCATCAAGTTAAAGAATTTACCGATGTCACTGGTCTAGCGGCGTGGGAAGATACTTTGTGGGTGAGCCGAGAAAATAGTGTTTATTTGTGCAAACTTGATGCTTTGGGTCTGGAACATTTTGTGACATTGCCTTATGCGGCTGACGGTGTTGCTGTTTGGGAAACAACAGTTTATGTCAGTTGCCAAAGACTAGGTTATATTCTGGTTTTTGACCGCGAAACCCGAAAAGAGATTACCAGATTTTATGCTCCTGGAGTTGGGATCGAGAATTTGGCAGTCAACCAAGAAATGCTGTGGATTTGCGATCGCACTGAACAATCAGTTTACGCGATGGACAGGGCCACAGGAGAACTGCAATTTAGCGTCCTAACACCCTTTGAATCTCCCACAGGCATCGCAATCCATAAAAATTACGAAACAGGCAAAGAGAGTATCTACGTCGCCTACGCTTCAGAGGAGCCTTATATCCGGGATAACCCTAATGCCGATCCGAGTCATGAGTTAACATTCCGCGATCGCACTTTTATTCATCCTCTGTATTACCATTACCAGCCAGATAAGCGTTACGCCCTGTCTAACGGCTATCTCATTGAAATGTCTTATGCTGAGGAAATTGCACCCTTAGACGAAGTTTATATCCCTGATGTGGAATGGCGCATCGCCCTACCATCGGAAACTGAGCGTCAAAAGGTGAAACACGTTGAACCCATTGGTATGCCCTTTACCGAAGAAGTGATCGAAGGGCAACGTGTAGCAGTCTTTAAATTTGATTCTCTTGCCCCAGGCGAACGGCACATATTTGGCTGGAAAGCACTTTTGGAAGTTCGAGGAATTAAATATCGCATCACACCTAGAGATGTAGAAGACGTTCCTGAACTATCCCCAGAATTACAAACACGCTACTTAGTAGATGACGACGATTTAGCAATGGATACCACCATTGTTCGCCGTGCCGCCAGAGAAGCAATTGGTTCTGAAACCAATGTGCTGCGGAAAATGCACAGCATCCGCAACTACGTTTACGATGAATTATCCTACGGTATTAAACCTTATATTGATACACCAGATATAGTTTTAGAACGCGGCGTTGGTTCCTGTGGCGAATATGTCGGCGTTTTACTTGCCCTATCCCGTTTAAATGACATCCCCTGCCGCACCGTCGGTAGATACAAATGTCCTCCTCATAGTGACTTACTAGGAGTTCCACTACAACCCGACTTTAATCATGTTTGGCTGGAATTCTACGTCCCAAATTTTGGCTGGTTGCCAATGGAATCAAATCCTGATGATGTGGGTGAAGGTGGGCCTTATCCAACGCGCTTTTTTATGGGCTTATGCTGGTATCACATTGAAATTGGCAAAGGTATCACCTTTGAAACCGTGACAAGTCAAGGTGCGCGGCTAACTAAAGAAGATATCCCCATCGGTGATTTGGCGATAAATCATATTCGGTTCACAATTCTTAAAGAATTACCGGACTTTTGA
- a CDS encoding PD-(D/E)XK nuclease family protein, with amino-acid sequence MSTPDRPFASYHLWSLVAPATGQERWHCQMRRGFIKARQHEPQVKALLAQATAPQRIGILAQKGIYEFHHHRHLLKQADGVERVAQLLKLAHSSVQVQQRVLQILQKYHDSPLLLDKDIIQLTPGDEGFPKPIVVEQEDYCFRLYAAMDCVFIESDSTLHILDFKTGKSAFDKRQALVYLLAARYLYPGREAVASFYNLEICKKSELISINNSELESLKFELANVAHKHQHDLHKYQEETSNFSKIFPPNPGSHCRFCPFNSICEFADFKQHQSYPMPSLRVNS; translated from the coding sequence ATGTCAACCCCCGATCGACCTTTTGCCAGTTATCACCTTTGGTCTCTAGTTGCCCCAGCGACCGGGCAAGAACGCTGGCATTGCCAGATGAGACGGGGGTTTATCAAAGCACGGCAACACGAACCACAAGTCAAAGCGCTGTTAGCACAAGCCACCGCACCCCAGCGGATAGGCATACTCGCCCAAAAAGGCATTTATGAGTTTCATCATCACAGGCATCTGTTGAAGCAAGCAGATGGTGTAGAAAGAGTTGCACAGCTACTAAAATTAGCCCACTCAAGCGTTCAAGTCCAGCAACGCGTACTGCAAATTTTGCAAAAGTATCACGATTCGCCGTTGCTTTTGGATAAAGATATTATCCAATTAACTCCAGGTGATGAAGGCTTTCCCAAACCGATAGTAGTTGAACAAGAAGATTATTGCTTTCGTTTATACGCGGCTATGGACTGCGTTTTTATTGAGTCTGATAGCACTTTACATATTTTGGATTTCAAAACTGGTAAGTCGGCTTTTGACAAACGACAGGCATTAGTTTACTTGTTAGCGGCTCGTTATCTTTATCCTGGACGAGAAGCTGTTGCATCATTTTATAATTTGGAAATATGTAAAAAGTCTGAGTTAATTAGCATTAATAATAGTGAATTAGAATCCTTAAAATTTGAGTTAGCGAATGTTGCCCACAAACACCAACATGATCTGCATAAATATCAAGAAGAAACTAGTAATTTCAGTAAAATTTTCCCTCCTAATCCTGGTTCTCACTGCCGTTTTTGCCCATTTAACTCCATCTGTGAATTTGCCGATTTTAAGCAGCATCAATCATATCCAATGCCCAGTTTAAGAGTTAATAGCTAG
- a CDS encoding phosphoglucomutase/phosphomannomutase family protein encodes MSSKIKFGTDGWRGIIADDFTFPNVRKVTRAIATYLATAYTKDRPVLIAYDTRFLADQFAQTAAQVLADLGWTVKITDRDCPTPAIAYNARHLNSAGALMFTASHNPARYCGIKYIPDYAGPATPEITDTIVANIKSASDELPGSKPLGSISIFDPKPNYLQFIYTLLDIEKIKSANLKVKYDALYSTSRGYLDEVLQHSGVQLESFHDWRDVLFGGGMPEPKGEQLVELAEAVVRDRADLGLATDGDSDRFGIVDEQGTFLTPNTVLLVLARHLIKNKGKTGVIVRTVATTHLLDNFAAKNGLQIYETPVGFKYIGEKMRETAVLIGGEESGGLSIIGHIPEKDGILADMLVAEAIAYEGKPLSQLVKEAIAQADGPLYNNRLDLHLTEAHKTAVMNSFSKNPPTEVAGIKVKEVGRKDGIKLYLEEGSWILLRPSGTEPLVRVYLETNTPEKLTQIAQELERVIAKLEA; translated from the coding sequence ATGTCCAGCAAGATAAAATTTGGTACTGATGGATGGCGAGGGATTATTGCCGATGATTTTACATTTCCCAATGTACGGAAAGTAACAAGGGCAATTGCCACTTACTTAGCAACAGCCTACACAAAAGATAGACCAGTACTTATTGCCTACGATACTCGCTTTTTAGCTGACCAGTTTGCCCAAACAGCGGCCCAAGTCCTAGCAGACTTGGGTTGGACTGTAAAAATTACCGATCGGGATTGCCCCACACCAGCAATTGCTTACAACGCCCGCCACTTAAATTCCGCAGGGGCGCTAATGTTTACTGCTAGCCATAATCCAGCACGCTACTGTGGAATTAAATATATACCCGATTATGCTGGGCCTGCCACTCCAGAGATTACTGATACTATTGTGGCAAATATAAAAAGTGCATCGGATGAGTTGCCTGGGAGTAAACCATTAGGTTCAATTTCAATTTTCGATCCGAAACCTAATTACCTACAATTTATCTACACCTTACTTGATATAGAAAAGATTAAAAGCGCTAATTTAAAGGTAAAGTATGATGCTTTGTATTCTACCTCTCGCGGCTATTTAGATGAAGTTTTGCAACATAGTGGCGTTCAGTTAGAAAGTTTTCACGATTGGAGGGATGTCTTGTTTGGGGGTGGAATGCCAGAACCCAAGGGAGAACAATTAGTTGAGTTAGCAGAAGCAGTAGTTCGCGATCGCGCTGATTTGGGTTTGGCGACGGATGGAGATAGCGATCGCTTTGGTATTGTTGATGAACAAGGAACTTTCCTTACTCCCAATACTGTGCTGTTAGTTTTAGCACGACATTTAATCAAAAATAAAGGTAAAACTGGCGTGATCGTCCGCACTGTGGCTACAACCCACCTGCTGGATAATTTCGCTGCTAAAAATGGGCTACAAATTTACGAAACACCAGTTGGTTTTAAGTACATCGGTGAAAAAATGCGCGAAACTGCTGTATTAATTGGTGGAGAAGAATCAGGCGGTTTGAGTATTATTGGGCATATTCCCGAAAAAGACGGGATATTAGCAGATATGCTGGTGGCAGAAGCGATCGCCTATGAAGGCAAACCTTTAAGTCAACTTGTCAAAGAAGCGATCGCCCAAGCCGATGGGCCACTGTACAATAACCGCCTAGACTTGCACCTCACAGAAGCGCACAAAACCGCCGTCATGAATTCTTTTAGCAAAAATCCACCTACAGAGGTAGCAGGAATTAAAGTCAAGGAAGTAGGGCGTAAAGACGGTATTAAGCTCTATTTAGAAGAAGGTAGCTGGATTTTACTGCGTCCTTCCGGTACAGAACCACTGGTGCGCGTCTACCTCGAAACTAACACTCCCGAAAAACTCACCCAAATCGCCCAAGAGTTAGAGAGGGTCATTGCTAAACTAGAGGCATAA
- a CDS encoding LapA family protein, with translation MKTFAPFLTSLVVAVWVIAIAIISVQNATPVSLKFLTFQSIQIPMGLVLAFSAVIGLIGMALLQPLWGLAGIGQRNSRLEEDAEFFVDDEDF, from the coding sequence ATGAAAACTTTCGCTCCTTTTTTGACATCTCTAGTTGTAGCGGTTTGGGTAATCGCGATCGCAATTATTTCAGTTCAAAATGCCACACCCGTATCGTTAAAATTCTTAACATTCCAATCGATTCAGATACCAATGGGTTTAGTGCTAGCTTTTAGTGCCGTTATCGGGTTAATTGGTATGGCACTGCTGCAACCTCTGTGGGGACTTGCTGGTATTGGGCAGCGTAATTCTCGATTGGAAGAGGATGCCGAATTTTTTGTTGATGATGAAGATTTTTGA
- a CDS encoding BrnA antitoxin family protein, translating to MIESTPTGKTRITIRVDDEVLAWFRDQVHTARKLPNIG from the coding sequence GTGATTGAATCAACACCAACAGGTAAAACTCGAATTACAATTCGCGTAGATGATGAAGTACTAGCATGGTTTCGTGACCAAGTTCACACAGCAAGGAAATTACCAAACATTGGATAA
- a CDS encoding DUF2839 domain-containing protein, with the protein MGEAKRRKTTQKETYGQEARILPWVPITKTQGEQFVTWTTRGAWIGIGIMVVGWATIRFIGPAFGWWQVVY; encoded by the coding sequence ATGGGTGAAGCAAAACGTCGTAAAACCACACAGAAGGAAACATACGGTCAAGAGGCTCGCATCTTGCCTTGGGTTCCCATCACAAAAACTCAAGGCGAACAATTTGTCACTTGGACTACTCGTGGTGCCTGGATAGGCATTGGTATTATGGTTGTAGGATGGGCAACTATCCGTTTTATCGGCCCAGCTTTCGGTTGGTGGCAAGTAGTCTACTAA
- a CDS encoding helicase C-terminal domain-containing protein, with protein MIEAEVHLSLHNFLRSQAGFPSWPHHLTMARLVARALRLGRSALIQVGAVCGYQGRYRTSFVASALMWHGPVIIVAQEAVQQLLLRVEIPRLQQWLPTNKSIRTGDAWPDAQFQGLLLTSPEAWLRGQLAGGDRFPQGIPTIIDGVDDLEDWVRDQLTQDIQPHDWDQLMLACPNQAEAIREARIQLTHELFQHPANPYQCYLISQPEIEILSRLYLALESVQSLPEPWKQFWQQFQENLSPPASPASPALFWATIAHRQGLFSLHYAPMELGEILSPIWQRQPVVLVGSAIEPETEAPLFRQRLGLEDLTCLKFSSESQAEAIQLYVPYKLPLPNTPEFQAAFIHKVRTLVCLSATVPGLTVILVGDVPLKSQVATILASEFGSRVQVEKTCLDENGILISGWEFWREHQRVLPAPHLLIIATLPLPSLENPLVAGRVALYKRSHQDWFRLYLLPAALNELQRAIAPVRESQGIVALLDSRVVNRSYGAQILAALSPLARINYLDPSLFSNTDEENSA; from the coding sequence GTGATTGAGGCAGAAGTTCATTTGTCACTACATAACTTTTTGCGATCGCAAGCGGGGTTCCCTTCCTGGCCCCATCATTTGACGATGGCACGGTTGGTAGCACGCGCCTTGCGCCTGGGACGTAGTGCCCTAATTCAAGTCGGGGCAGTTTGTGGTTATCAAGGGCGGTATCGTACTAGTTTCGTAGCATCAGCCCTAATGTGGCATGGTCCTGTAATTATTGTTGCTCAAGAAGCAGTGCAGCAACTTCTGCTGCGGGTGGAAATTCCCCGCCTACAACAGTGGCTACCAACCAATAAATCGATTAGAACAGGTGACGCTTGGCCTGATGCCCAGTTTCAAGGGCTACTGTTAACCTCCCCAGAAGCTTGGTTAAGAGGACAATTGGCTGGTGGCGATCGCTTTCCCCAAGGTATTCCCACAATTATTGATGGGGTAGACGATCTCGAAGATTGGGTGCGCGATCAACTTACCCAAGATATTCAACCCCATGATTGGGATCAACTGATGCTGGCTTGCCCAAACCAAGCTGAGGCAATTCGCGAAGCACGGATACAACTAACACACGAACTTTTTCAGCATCCAGCTAATCCATATCAGTGCTATCTAATTTCCCAGCCAGAAATAGAAATTTTGAGTCGTCTGTATTTGGCTTTAGAGTCAGTACAATCACTGCCAGAACCCTGGAAACAATTCTGGCAACAATTTCAAGAAAATCTTTCCCCCCCTGCTTCCCCCGCTTCCCCTGCCCTCTTCTGGGCGACTATTGCCCATCGACAAGGTTTATTTTCTTTGCACTACGCCCCAATGGAATTAGGCGAAATACTCTCGCCAATTTGGCAGCGACAACCAGTCGTTTTAGTTGGTAGCGCCATCGAACCGGAAACTGAAGCTCCCCTTTTCCGCCAACGCCTGGGTTTGGAAGATTTAACTTGCCTGAAATTCTCTTCGGAGAGTCAAGCAGAAGCAATTCAACTTTATGTACCTTATAAGTTGCCTCTACCCAACACACCAGAATTTCAAGCGGCATTTATTCACAAAGTCCGCACACTGGTTTGTTTAAGTGCGACAGTACCAGGATTGACGGTTATCTTGGTGGGGGATGTACCACTAAAATCTCAAGTTGCGACAATTTTGGCTTCAGAGTTTGGTTCTCGGGTGCAAGTAGAAAAAACTTGTTTGGATGAAAATGGTATTTTGATTAGCGGTTGGGAATTTTGGCGAGAACATCAACGAGTCTTGCCAGCACCTCATCTGTTAATCATTGCGACTTTACCCTTACCATCTTTAGAAAATCCTCTGGTAGCTGGTAGGGTAGCTCTCTATAAGCGATCGCATCAAGATTGGTTCCGTTTATACTTGTTGCCAGCAGCTTTAAATGAATTACAACGTGCGATCGCTCCAGTCCGAGAAAGTCAAGGCATCGTAGCTTTACTTGATAGTCGTGTAGTTAACCGCAGCTACGGCGCTCAAATTCTCGCTGCTTTAAGTCCTCTGGCACGCATCAACTATCTCGATCCCAGTCTGTTTTCTAATACCGATGAGGAAAATTCCGCCTAA